A region of the Prevotella intermedia ATCC 25611 = DSM 20706 genome:
AAACTGTCCTCTGCTTGGGTACGGATAGCCATCTTGTTGTCGCGAAGTGCGGCATCTTTTCCAAACTTATAACCGAAGAAATACATAACTGCTATTACGGCAAAGGCTACAGAAGACCACAGCAACCAATTTATTTTCTTGGGCTTTTCGATAGGAAAGGCATTTACTTTCGGCACTTCGGCAACTTGCTCTGGCTGTTCTTCAACAGCTTCTGCCTTTACTTCGACTACTGTTTCCTTTTCTTCAACAGCCGCTTTCTGCTCTTCTTCCCTTTCTTTTGCTATCTCTTCTTTCGCCTCGACAGCTACCATCGGGATTTCAACCGTTGGCTGCGGCACTTCCTCAGCAGGCTTTTCGTCGATGATTTCGGCGGTTATTTCTTCTTTCGTTTCTGCCTTTTCCTCATCAGAAGCAACAATTTCTTCAGCAGAAACTACAATTTCATCGGTATTTTCAGCCTTTTCTTCATCGTCCGACTTGCTTTCTATGTCGGCAAAATCCACACCATCGTTCAATACAACCGTTTCAAACTGTGCGAAAGGCTTGTTTACAAGCTCTTTCATCGTAGCATCTGGGGTGAACGAAACCTTTTCGTGCCCCTCTATCAGCACACGTTCGCCCGTGTTTACATTCACACTTTCGCGTGGCTTCACGGCTTGTACCTTAAACGTGCCAAGCCCTTTTACCTTTACAAGTTTATCGGTTTTCAACCCTTCGTTCACCACATCGAAGATGGCAGAAACGAACTTTTCCGCCTCCTTCACGGTTATTTTATGCTTCTTTGCCACTGCATCGGCAATAAGCTGTAACGCTGTTTTAGCCATTATTCAGCCCCTCCTTTCTTCAGTTTCTCCTTTACCGATGCCGTTGCACGGAAGTTTAACACCAACTTTGGTGGCACAAGCATTCGCAATCCCGTAGCGGGGTTGGTCATAATGCGTTCGAGTCGCTTCTTCACTTCAAACGAACCGAAGCCCGAAACTAATACAGGCTCTCCCGATTCAAAGTTGTCGCCCATAGCTTGCAAAGCCGTTTTCACAAGTTTTTGTGTCTCGTCTTGCGAACGACCCACCCTGTTTGCCAATGCGGTTATAAATTCCTTGTTGTTCATCTTTGGGTTATTTGCTTTTTAAAAACGTAAAGTGTATTGTCTCGACTATGCGATATTTCTATCCGTTTACTACATCGCCGTAGAGGTCAAACTCATCGGCAGCGGTTATTTTCACATCATAGAAGTTGCCAATGGTGAGCGGTGAATCCGCCTTTATCAGCACTTCGGGGTCTACATCAGGCGAACAGAACTCGCTTCTGCCAATGTAATATTCGCCTTCCTTGCGGTCGATAATCACTTTTAGCGTCTGTCCTATCTTCTCCGCTTCAATTTCTGCGGATATTTCCTGCTGCAATGCCA
Encoded here:
- a CDS encoding HU family DNA-binding protein — protein: MAKTALQLIADAVAKKHKITVKEAEKFVSAIFDVVNEGLKTDKLVKVKGLGTFKVQAVKPRESVNVNTGERVLIEGHEKVSFTPDATMKELVNKPFAQFETVVLNDGVDFADIESKSDDEEKAENTDEIVVSAEEIVASDEEKAETKEEITAEIIDEKPAEEVPQPTVEIPMVAVEAKEEIAKEREEEQKAAVEEKETVVEVKAEAVEEQPEQVAEVPKVNAFPIEKPKKINWLLWSSVAFAVIAVMYFFGYKFGKDAALRDNKMAIRTQAEDSLAEKTKTTAKQTATNTGKTTAKAAQQATDEAEKYKKMSSDKRIRYGAYDIVGIEKTVVLKKGQTMQSYSRRALGPDMVGYFQVLNNATTMSAGDTMKVPKVELRPQYRTK
- a CDS encoding HU family DNA-binding protein, which translates into the protein MNNKEFITALANRVGRSQDETQKLVKTALQAMGDNFESGEPVLVSGFGSFEVKKRLERIMTNPATGLRMLVPPKLVLNFRATASVKEKLKKGGAE